A genomic segment from Capra hircus breed San Clemente chromosome 7, ASM170441v1, whole genome shotgun sequence encodes:
- the PCDH1 gene encoding protocadherin-1 isoform X3, with amino-acid sequence MDCRARGRRCPESALLILEPAPMGPLRHSPGPGERRLLLPTLLLALLLLLAPSPGHATRVVYKVAEEQPPNTLIGSLAADYGFPDVGHLYKLEVGAPYLRVDGKTGDIFTTETSIDREGLRECQNQLPGEPCILEFEVSITDLVQNGSPRLLEGQIEVQDINDNTPNFASPVITLPIPENTNIGSLFSIPVASDRDAGPNGVASYELQVGPEAQELFGLQVAEDQEGKQPQLIVMGNLDRERLDSYDLTIKVQDGGNPPRASSALLRVTVLDTNDNAPKFERPSYEAELSENSPIGHSVIQVKANDSDQGANAEIDYTFHQAPEVVRRLLRLDRNTGLITVQGPVDREDLSTLRFSVLAKDRGTNPKSARAQVVVTVKDMNDNAPTIEIRGIGLVTHQDGMANISEDVAEETAVALVQVSDRDEGENAAVTCVVAGDVPFQLRQASETGSDSKKKYFLQTTTPLDYEKVKDYTIEIVAVDSGNPPLSSTNSLKVQVVDVNDNAPVFTQSITEVAFPENNKPGEVVAEVTASDADSGSNAELVYSLEPEPAAKGLFTISPETGEIRVKTSLDREQRESYELKVVAADRGSPSLQGTATVLVNVLDCNDNDPKFMLSGYNFSVMENMPALSPVGMVTVIDGDKGENARVQLTVEQDNGDFVIQNGTGTILSSLSFDREQQSTYTFQLKAVDGGVPPRSAYVGVTINVLDENDNAPFITAPSNTSHRLLTPQTRLGETVSQVTAEDIDSGVNAELTYSIAGGNPYGLFQIGSHSGAITLEKEIERRHHGLHRLVVKVSDRGKPPRYGTALVHLYVNETLANRTLLETLLGHSLDTPLDIDIAGDPEYERSKQRGNILFGVVAGVVAVALLIALAVLVRYCRQREAKSGYQAGKKETKDLYAPKPSSKVSKGNKSKGKKSKSPKPVKPVEDEDETGLQKSLKFNLMSDAPGDSPRIHLPLNYPPGSPDLGRHYRSNSPLPSIQLQPQSPSASKKHQVVQELPPANTFVGTGDTTSTGSEQYSDYSYRTNPPKYPSKQLPHRRVTFSATSQAQELQDPSQHSYYDSGLEESETPSSKSSSGPRLGPLALPEDHYERTTPDGSIGEMEHPENEPAGRSRP; translated from the exons ATGGACTGCAGGGCCCGCGGCCGGCGCTGCCCAGAGTCGG CCCTCCTGATTCTGGAGCCTGCCCCAATGGGGCCCCTGAGGCACAGCCCAGGGCCCGGGGAGCGACGTCTGCTGCTGCCTACCCTGCTgctagcactgctgctgctgctggctccaTCCCCGGGCCATGCCACTCGGGTGGTATACAAGGTGGCTGAGGAACAGCCGCCCAATACCCTCATCGGGAGCCTCGCTGCCGACTACGGTTTTCCCGACGTGGGCCATCTGTACAAACTAGAGGTGGGCGCCCCGTACCTGCGGGTGGATGGCAAGACGGGCGacatctttaccactgagacctCTATCGACCGTGAGGGGCTCCGTGAATGCCAGAACCAGCTCCCTGGTGAGCCCTGCATCCTGGAGTTTGAGGTGTCTATCACGGACCTCGTGCAGAATGGCAGCCCCCGGCTGCTGGAGGGCCAGATAGAGGTTCAGGACATCAATGACAACACGCCCAACTTCGCCTCACCAGTCATCACACTGCCCATCCCCGAGAACACCAACATCGGCTCACTCTTCTCCATCCCAGTGGCTTCAGACCGAGATGCTGGCCCCAACGGAGTGGCGTCATATGAGCTGCAGGTGGGGCCCGAGGCCCAGGAGCTATTTGGGCTGCAGGTGGCAGAGGACCAGGAGGGGAAGCAGCCGCAGCTCATCGTGATGGGCAACCTGGACCGGGAACGCCTGGACTCTTACGACCTCACCATCAAGGTGCAGGATGGTGGCAACCCCCCACGTGCCAGCAGTGCCCTGCTTCGGGTCACCGTGCTCGACACCAATGACAATGCCCCCAAGTTCGAGCGGCCGTCCTATGAGGCTGAGCTGTCTGAGAACAGCCCCATAGGCCACTCAGTCATCCAG GTGAAGGCCAATGACTCAGACCAAGGTGCCAACGCAGAGATCGACTACACTTTCCACCAGGCGCCTGAAGTCGTGAGACGCCTTCTGCGACTGGACAGGAACACCGGACTTATCACTGTGCAGGGCCCCGTGGACCGTGAGGACCTGAGCACCCTGCGTTTCTCGGTGCTTGCCAAGGACCGTGGCACCAACCCCAAGAGTGCCCGAGCCCAGGTGGTGGTGACTGTGAAGGACATGAACGACAATGCACCCACCATCGAGATCCGTGGCATAGGGCTGGTGACGCACCAGGACGGGATGGCCAACATCTCAGAGGATGTGGCGGAAGAGACAGCTGTGGCCCTGGTGCAGGTATCTGACAGAGACGAGGGAGAGAATGCGGCTGTCACCTGTGTGGTCGCAGGCGATGTGCCCTTCCAACTCCGCCAGGCCAGCGAGACGGGAAGCGACAGCAAGAAGAAGTACTTCCTGCAAACCACCACCCCGCTCGACTACGAGAAGGTCAAAGACTACACCATCGAGATTGTGGCCGTGGACTCGGGCAACCCGCCACTCTCCAGCACCAATTCCCTCAAGGTGCAGGTGGTGGACGTCAATGACAATGCGCCTGTCTTCACCCAGAGCATCACTGAGGTCGCTTTCCCAGAAAACAACAAGCCGGGTGAAGTGGTTGCCGAGGTCACTGCCAGTGACGCCGACTCGGGCTCCAATGCTGAGCTGGTTTACTCTCTGGAGCCTGAGCCAGCTGCCAAGGGCCTCTTCACCATCTCACCTGAAACTGGAGAGATCCGGGTGAAGACATCCCTGGATAGGGAACAGAGGGAAAGCTATGAGTTGAAGGTGGTGGCAGCCGACCGGGGCAGCCCTAGTCTCCAGGGCACAGCCACTGTCCTCGTCAACGTGCTGGACTGCAATGACAATGACCCCAAGTTTATGCTGAGTGGCTACAACTTCTCGGTGATGGAGAACATGCCAGCACTGAGTCCGGTGGGCATGGTGACTGTCATTGATGGGGACAAGGGGGAGAACGCACGGGTGCAGCTCACGGTGGAGCAGGACAACGGTGACTTTGTTATCCAGAATGGCACGGGCACCATACTCTCCAGCCTGAGCTTCGATCGGGAGCAGCAAAGCACCTATACCTTCCAACTGAAAGCTGTGGACGGTGGTGTCCCACCTCGCTCAGCTTACGTTGGTGTCACCATCAACGTGCTGGATGAGAATGACAACGCGCCTTTTATCACTGCCCCTTCCAACACCTCCCACCGGCTGCTGACCCCACAGACCCGTCTGGGTGAGACGGTCAGCCAGGTGACAGCTGAGGACATTGACTCTGGTGTCAATGCTGAGCTGACCTACAGCATCGCTGGTGGCAACCCTTATGGACTTTTCCAGATTGGGTCACATTCTGGTGCCatcaccctggagaaggagattgAGCGCCGCCACCATGGGCTGCACCGCTTAGTTGTGAAGGTCAGTGACCGCGGCAAGCCCCCACGCTACGGCACAGCCTTGGTCCACCTATATGTCAATGAGACTCTAGCCAACCGCACGCTGCTGGAGACCCTACTGGGCCACAGCTTGGACACGCCACTGGACATCGACATCGCCGGGGACCCAGAATACGAGCGCTCCAAGCAGCGTGGCAACATCCTCTTTGGCGTGGTGGCTGGTGTTGTGGCCGTGGCCTTGCTCATCGCCCTGGCTGTGCTCGTGCGCTACTGCCGGCAACGGGAGGCCAAGAGTGGCTACCAGGCTGGCAAGAAGGAGACCAAGGACCTGTACGCCCCCAAGCCCAGCAGCAAAGTTTCCAAGGGCAACAAAAGCAAGGGCAAGAAGAGCAAGTCTCCCAAGCCCGTGAAACCAGTGGAGGATGAGGATGAGACTGGCCTGCAGAAGTCTCTCAAGTTCAACCTGATGAGCGACGCCCCCGGGGACAGTCCGCGCATCCACCTGCCCCTCAACTACCCACCAGGCAGCCCTGACCTGGGTCGCCACTATCGTTCTAATTCCCCACTGCCTTCCATCCAGTTGCAGCCCCAGTCGCCCTCTGCCTCCAAGAAGCACCAGGTGGTGCAGGAACTGCCACCTGCAAACACATTCGTGGGCACCGGGGACACGACGTCCACGGGCTCTGAGCAGTACTCCGACTACAGCTACCGCACCAACCCCCCCAAATACCCCAGCAAGCAG